The genome window CGATGCCGCTCATTCAGGTAAGCGTGATCAAGGGCGTGTTTTCGCCCGAGCAAAAGACACAGATGATCTCGCGTTTGACCGACGCGATGGTATCGATCGAGGGTGAGAACATGCGCGGCGTCACGTGGGTGAAGGTCGACGAGATCGAGAGTGGTGACTGGGGTATCGGCGGGCAGGCGCTCACGACCGAGGCTGTCAAGGCGCTCGCTGCCGGAAAGACGCCCGCCAGCGTCGGGTGATCGCGACCGAGGGACGCCGCGACGATCTTCCGTTCGTCGGGCGTGACGAAGAGCTGGCGTTCCTCGATCGCTTGACGCGTGCAGCGGTCCCGTCGATCTGTTTCGTCACCGGCATCGGCGGGATCGGAAAGTCGGGCCTGCTCGACGCATTTGCGCGACGTAGCAGGGGCGCCGGCGCAGCGGTCGTGCGCATTGACTGCCGGCTGGTCGAGCCGACGGAGCGGGGCTTCTATCGGGAGCTCAGCCGCGCCGCGGGCGGCGAGATCGCTTCGTGCGAGGACGCCGCGCAGCGGCTCGGCGCGCTCGGGAACGTCATGCTCGTGCTGGACGACATCGATGCGTTGCGGCTGCTCGATACGTGGCTGCGCCGCCGCTTCGTGCCCAGCTTGCCATTGAACGTTCACGTCGTCTTCAGCGGCCGCGACCCGCCGCTCTCGGCGTGGCTGCAGATGCCGTGGCGCGGCGCCTTCCTGAACCTCGAACTGACGCCCCTCGCCGATAGCGACGCGGTGGCGTTGCTGACCGCCGCCGGCATCGAGCCCGCGCAAGCCGTCCGCGTCAACCGCATCGCTCGCGGCCACCCGCTCGCCTTGACGCTCGCCGCCATCACGCTGCAGAACGCCGACGACCCCGCACTCGAAGAGGTCGCGTTTCACCGCATCATCGATGAGCTGGCGCGACGGCATCTGGCCGAGATCCGGGATCCGGTCACCCGTCGTGCGATCGAGGCGGCGGCACTCGTGCGATCCGTCACGGTGCCGCTGCTCGGTGCGATGATGCCGGACGTCGCGCCCAGCGATGCCTACGAGCGCCTCCGCGCGCTGCCGCTCATGCGGCTCTCCCGGGACGGCCTCAAGCTGCACGATACGGTACGTGACGCGATCGCGCGCGAGCTGCGCTCCGCGGATCCACAGCGGTACCTCGTGCTTCGCCGTGCCGCTTGGAGCCGCTTGACGCGCGAGCTGCGCACGGCGCCGGCGTCGGAGCTTTGGCGATACACTGCCGATCTGCTCTATCTGCTCGAGAATCCCGTCGTGCGTGAGGCCTTCTTCCCGTCCGGCGCGCAGCGCTACGCGGTCGAGCCCGCTCGCGCGTCCGACCGGGTCGCGATCGTCGCCATCACCGAACGCCACGAGGGCCCTTCGATGGCACGGACAGTCGCCGCGTGGTGGGAGCACGGCGCCGATGCGTTCAGCGTCGCGCGCGACCACGACGGCGAGGTGGTCGGCTACTACGTGATGTTCGATGCCGCACGTCTGGAGACGATGCCGGCCGACCCCGACCCGGTGCTGGCCCAATGGGCTGCGCACGTGGTCGCGAATCCGGTCGCGCCCGGCGAACGAATCCTGTTCTTGCGTCGCTGGCTGTCACTGGTCGACGGCGAGGCGCCGTGCGCCGTCCAGGCCGCGTGCTGGCTCGACATCAAGCGCGCCTACATGGCGTATCGCCCGCATCTGCGGCGCGTCTACCTCGCACTGCGCGACGTGGGCCCGTACGCCGCGGCAGCGACCGAGCTCGGCTTCACCGTCCTGGACGAGTGCGCGACGACGATCGCCGGCGATCGCTACTCCACCGCGATGCTCGACTTCGGCCCCAGCTCGGTCGATGGGTGGTTCGCAAGCCTCGTCGCCGCCGAGCTCGGCATCGCGACGAACACGTTGCTCGACGTCGGCTCCCGTGCGTTGCTCGTCGGATCGCGGCGCGTCCCGCTGACGCGTCGCGAGTTCGACACGCTGCACTGCCTGGTCCAGCGCACGGGCGACGTCGTGCACCGCGAGAAGCTCCTCGCGGAGGTGTGGGGCGACGACGCCGACGTCGCCAGCAACGTCGTCGACGTGGTGGTGCGCTCGCTGCGCAAGAAGCTCGCCGAACGCGCGCACGTCATCGAAACCGTCTCCGGCATCGGCTACCGCCTCCACGAGGAGCCGGTGCTCGAAGCGCCCGTCAAGGCCGAGGGCAACTCTTTGTGAAAGACGCAATCGCAGGCAAGCAGCCCTCCTTCGAAGCCACGCTCGGGACCCGTCGGGCGGGGACGTGTATGCCGGAATTCGACATGGGCGGCTAGGCGCGGCCGGCGCGGGCCAGCCCGGCCGCGTCGGAAGCCGCGCTGAGGACCGCGCGCGCGTGGCTGCCGCCGTGCGGCCGTTTCGTGACGTAAAAGTCGTCGGCCAAGCGCGCGACGATGAAGAGACCGCGGCCGGTCTCGCTGAGCGGGTTGTCCGGCAATTTCGGGAGGTACCGAAAACCGGGGCCGCCGTCGAGTACGTGGAGCACGGGGGCCGGACCGCTCCAGTCGAGGGTCACGTCGACCCATTTCGGCGCGTAACGCACGACGTTGCCGATCAATTCGGCGAATACGAGCTCGGCATTGGAAACGGCGTCCACCGGGAGCTTGCCTTTGACCAGCTCCGCCATGAACTCCTCACGTACGTCGCGGAACGCGTCCGGGTCGCGCGAATCGAACGACCAGTGCACGAGCCGTTCGCTGGCCAGCGTGCGCTCGACGTGTGCAACGGTGAGGACCGCGACGTCGTCGGGCGAAGCCTCGCGGATGATCGCGTCGTGAATCGCGAGCGCGACGTTGGGGGCGGCGATGACTTCCGCGTCTTGCAGCGCCCGGCGAAGTGCCTCTTCGCCGCCGATCGGGTCGCGATCCGCTTCGGTCAATCCGTCGGTGTAGAGCACGAGCAGCGATCCGATCGGCATGCTGGTCTCGTGCACGGTCCTCTCGACGTCGAACGGAAGGCCCAGCGGGCCACCGGAGCATTCCAGCTCGACCACGCCGCCGTCCGGCGTCCGCAGGAGCGGGCGCGGATGTCCGGCCGAGGCGTAGATGAGGAGCGCCGTGACCGGGTCGAAGATCGCGACGAACGCCGTGACGAGGCTCTCGGGGTTTTCGGCGTGCAACGTACGGTGCGCGGCGTCGAGCAGCATCCCAGGATCGGGGTTGATGTGCGCGGCCCCGCGGAAAACTTGGCGCACGCTCGCCATCGCGACCGCGGCGTCGAGGCCCGAACCGCACACGTCGCCGATCGAGAACAGGACGCGTCCGTCGGGAAGGCGCAGCGCGTCGTACCAATCGCCGCCGATCTGCGCTTCGTCCATCCCCGGGCGGTAGAAGGCGCCGAAGGTCAGCCCCGGGACCTTAGGAAGCGCCCGCGGCAGCGCCGCCTTCTGGAAGCGCTGAGCGACGCGCCTCTCGTGGCGGTAGGCATGCGACATCGACTGCAAGCGCTGCGAGAGCCGGCGCGCGCGAACGAGGCTCTCGACGCGCGTGCGCATCTCACGCTTCTCGAGCGGCCGCAGCACGACGTCGTCGACGACGCGCCACAGATCCTTGGACATCGTTCCGACGCTCTGGCGGTCGCTCATCAGGAGCACCGGAATCAGCACGGGATCGCTCTGGTGCCGCAGGGCGGCGATGCGCGAGGCCGCGTCCTTGAGCGAGAGACCGTCGGTGATGATGAGATCGATGTCGATCTCGTCCTCGTGATCGTCGGAGACGGGCAGGTCGAACACGACCTCGTAGCGTGGCACCAGGAACTGCGCCAGAAGACTCTTGTTCTCGCGATTCGCGAAAAGGACGACGAGACGGCTCACGAGCGATTACACGGCGACGCGATTGTTGAGGTCGTGTGTTTCACCGAGCATGCCGCCGAGATGTGCGAGCGGCTGTCCGATGCTGACGCCGTGCGGGGTCATCTCGAAATAGCGTAGCTCCTTCTCGAAGTCGCTCAATCGCTTCTTGAGAACGCCCAGCGCGCGGCCGATCTCCGCGCCCGATGACGTTCTGCGCTCGACGTAACGCAACAGGACGACGTTGTCCGCCAGGTAGGTGATACCGATGTGCGTGATGCCGATGTCGGAGATGTTCGGCAGCTCGTTGATCAGCAACACGGTCACGCCGACGTTCTGCAAGTAGCGGCAGAGCGCATGGAGCCGTTCATTCAGATCGTGCTCGGAGACCGAGAGGCGATATCCGCTGATGCTGTCGATCATGACGATTCTGGTGTGATGCTGCTCGACGTCACGGCGCACCATATTCGCGAACTCGTCCGGGGAGAAGCGAAGCGCCTCGACGGGCACCACGGAGAGCGTTCCTCGCGCGATCATCTCGGTGACCGGAATGTTGACGCCCTCACAACGCTCGGTGAGCGTCTCGGCGCGTTCGTCGAAGGTGTAGATGACCGACCGCTCTCCGCGCGTTGCGGCTTCCTTCATGAATTGCGCGGCCAGGGTGGTCTTGCCGACGCCGCTCGGTCCGGTGATCAGCGTGACGGTCCCCCGTTCGATTCCGCCGTGCGTGAGCGTGTCGAGCTCGGCGATGCCCCACGAGAGCGTGCCGCTCGTGTACGGCTCATGGTGAGCCTCGGGCAGCAGGCGTGGGAAAACCGCCGCGCCGTGCCCGCTCAAGCGCAGCGTGTGCGCCCCGGCACGATAGTCGGAGCCGCGAAACTTCGCGACCGTCAGCGAGCGCGCTCGCTCGCTGGGCGCCAACTCGATCACGCCGTCGGAGAGAAACCGCAGATCGTCGTCGGGGAGCTCGGCGCTGGACTCCGAGGTCATGAGCACGCACGCACCGCGTTCCTTGATGTAGCGCAGAAACGCGAGCGTCTGGCGGCGGAACTCCTGCGCGTCCTTGGAGAGATAGCGCAGCGCGGTCATCGAATCCACGAACACGCGTCGCGGCTTCGTCTGCTCGACGGCCTCGATGATTCGCGCGGTCGTCGGCTCGAGCTCGACTTCGGACGGCGAGAAGATGTCATAGCTGCGCACGTTCTCGAACAGATCCGACGACGGGCTCAGATCGCAGAATCGCACGCCGGCGCTGTCGAAACCGAGGTAGCCGGCGTTCTTCACCAGGTCCGCTTCCGGCTCACCGAAGGTGATGAAGAGCACCGCTTCTCCGGCGGCCGCGCCGGCGCACAGGAAATGCCAACCGAGCGTGGTCTTGCCGCCACCGGGGGGGCCGCTCAGGAGATAGGTGCGTCCCTCGATGTAACCCCCGTGTAGCACTTCGTCCAGGCCCGCGATTCCCGTCGCGACACGTACCGGCAGCGTTTGCGTCACGCCTCTCTTCCTCACCATGACTCGGTCTGCGCGAAACGCGCTCGAAAAAAAGACCAGCCCCTTGCTACCCGCTCAGCGAGCAGGTCTAACCTCCCCGGTGCACCCGCGCGGCCGATCACCCAGCCGCACCCCGCTCGCCCTGGGACAAGGAGCAGGTGGGTGGCGCGGCTAGAGAAGCAGCACAAACGTTCGTTCAAATCCGCGACGATGGAAGAAATCCGTGAAAGACGCAATCGTAGGCAAACAGTTGTCCTTCGAAGCCACGCTCGAGAACTGGGTGGAAGGAATGGACTATTGCGCCGTTCCGGTTCCGGCCAAGATTACCGAAGCGCTCGGGACGTACGCCGCCGTAGCCGTTATGGCTCGTCTCAACGACTCCGCGCCGTTCAGAGTAAGCCTCTTTCCCGTCGGCGGCGGTCGGCATTATATCCGCATCAAAGCCAAGGTTCGAAAAGAGACCGGAACCAAAACCGGCGAGACGGTGCACCTGCGAATCACCGTCATCGACCAGGCAGCCCTGACGTACCCGTCCGATTTGCTCTCGGCACTGCGGGCGCAAGGAGCCACCAAGGCGTTCAACGCCCTCCCGCCCGGCCGGCGCGACTTCATCGCCCGACGCATCGAGGAGGCGGTGAAACCCGAAACGCGCCGGAAGCGGATTGACGCTGCCGTTGCGGAGGTTCAGCGAACGAGACCGACGCGTACGGGCCGCGCAAAGTGATCGTCAGCCGGAACGTTGAAGGCTACCGCCAGGAGCCACGGTGCAGCGGGCCGTGCGGCCGGGGATCACGGTACGGCGCAGCGTCCCCGGGATCACGGTCTCGTGCAGCAGAACGGATTTCCAGCTCCCGTTCTTCCAAACCAAGACATCGGTTTGCCGCTCCTTGACGTCGAAACAGTCGCTGACGATTTGTCCGTTCCGTTCCTTGATCGAACGGCCTGCGGCATTCAGATGCGTCGTGACGAGCGCCGTGTTGCCGTAGAGACGAACGCGCGGGTCCGAGAGAATCATCTTGCTGCGCGTGAAGTCTCCGGCTCGAACGTATGCGATGAAGTCCTTGCGCTCGCCAATGCCGCCGAAGCCGCTAACGACGATCCAACCGTCAGCGAGCAGGGTTTCGAGCGCGTCGGCGTCGCTGTTCAATAACGCTTGGTTAATTGATTCCTCGGCACTCAAGGCGCTCTTCGCCGATGGCTGAGGAACTGTGGCTCGTGCGGCCGCCGCCGGAGACAGCACGAGTACCAACGATGCTATAATCAATGCCATGAAGTCGTTCGTCGCCGCGCGCGATGCCATCCGGTGCCTCCGCTTTACGGTGTGTGCATCACCCATCCTAGCACGGGCCACCGCCGAGCGTGACGAGCAATCTGCAGTCCGAGTTGGTTTTGCGGTGAGGCGTTGACTTTGAGCGCTGAAGTGAAACTGCGTTCCGCGGAGCTTCCCGGCTTTTGGACGCTGCAGGCGGCGGGGTGGGGTTGTATGGCCCTGTCGGCGCTTATTGCCGACCTGCCATCGCTCGCAAATGTTCACGTGCTGCGGTACAGCGGTTCGTTTCTGGTCTGGACGTTTGCCGCTAGCTGCTGCCTGCGATTTCCATGCAGGTCTCTCGCGGGACGCGGCCTATCGTGGATCGCCCTCGAAGGACGAGCATTTTTCTTGTGCGCGTTTGCCGGCTTGATCAGCGGATATCTCGCTGAAGTGACAGGGCGTGGCTATCCTCTCGATTGGTACGAATGGGTCGCAAGGTCCGTCCAAAGCGCGTTCATTCTCTTCGTCTGGTGCAGTCTCTACTTCAGCATCAAGACGTGGCGGCAAGTCACGCGAGAACGGGAGCGGCTTCTTCGAGCGGAGGGCGAGGCTCGCGACGCCAGGCTGAGCGCGCTGCGCTACCAACTCAATCCGCATTTTCTCTTCAACGCGCTTAACGCAGTATCGACGCTGGTCCTCGAAGGGGATTCCGCCGCCGCCACCCGTATGCTCGCGCAAATCGGCGATTTCTTGCGGACGATGTTGGATACGGAAACCAAACTCGAGGTACCGCTGTCCGACGAGGTCGCTTTCGTCGAGCAATATTTGGCAATCGAGCAGACACGTCTTGGATCTCGCCTTCGTACCAACGTCTCCATTTCTGCCGACACCTTGGACGCGCTGGTGCCTAGCATGCTGCTCCAGCCATTGGTCGAGAATGCCGTTCGCCACGGCGTCGCACCCTGTCTCGAAGGGGGAGGGATCGAAATTCGCAGCCGGCGCGACGGCATTCAGTTGAAACTCGCCATTCGAAACTCCGGAGCAGCCGATCAAGGGATGTTGCAGCGCCGCCTCACGACGGGAATCGGACTCAGCAATACCACCGAGCGGCTGAAGACATTGTATCCGGATAGCCACGGATTTTCGTTGGAGTGGCTGGCGCTCGGGGGCTGCGAGGTGCGCATCGAGCTTCCGTTCCGCAAAGCCGAGACGACATGAGCGACGCCTTGCGCGTCTTGATCGTCGACGACGAGCCGCTCGCGCGGCGCGGCATCGCATTACGGCTTGGTCGATTCGCCGACATCGAGATCGTCGGCGAGTGTGGCGACGGCAAAGCAGCGGTTGAGGCGATCCTCAACCTCACTCCCGACCTGGTGTTTCTCGACATCGAGATGCCGGTAATGAATGGGTTCGACGTACTCGGGGCATTGCCCGCGGAGCGAGTGCCCGCGATCATCTTTCTGACCGCCTATGAACAGCATGCGGTGCGTGCGTTCGAGGTGCATGCTCTGGACTATCTCCTCAAGCCGGTGGACGACGAACGCTTCGCGGCCTCGATCCGCAGCGCGCGGCGCTTACTCGATTCCGCGACTCAGATGCAGATCGCCGCGCGGATCCTCGGCATGCTCGGGGAGCGCCCGAAGCAGTATGCTTCTCATTTCGCCGTCCGGACGGGATCGCGAATTCAGATCGTGCTGGTTGAAGAGATCGAATGGATAGCAGCGTCCGGAGACTACACGGAGCTGCACGTCAGGGGCCGTTCGCATCTCTTACGGGAAGCGATGAACTCACTTGAAAGGAAGCTGGATCCCGTGACGTTCTTGCGGATTCACCGCTCTCGAATAGTCCAGGTCCGCTGTATCACGGAACTGCGAAGCATCGATAACGGGGAGTATTCCGTAACGCTCTCCGACGGGTCCGAGCACCGTTCCAGTCGGACGTACGCGAAGCGGCTCGACTCCTGGCTGAACGGCTTCCAACGCGGATAGAACGGGCCAAACGGGAGCCCGGGACAAGGAGCCGGTGGGTGTTGTGGCTACATAGACGGTAACAACATTCTTTCATGGAGGAAACCGGCGGTGAGAATTTTCCTGATGCCGCTCCGCACGATCGGTTTGCTCACGGCTGCGGGTCTTCTTTTGACGAGCTGCGGCCTCGGCGGCCGCTCCACCGCCCCGCCGGCGCCGTTCGTTTCCGGCAGCTCGTTGACGCTCGTGACGGACCGGGGGTCCGTCTACGGCACGTCTGCGAACGGCGTGCGCAAATTCTACGCGATTCCGTATGCCGCGCCACCGGTCGGGGCGCTCCGGTTTGCCCCTCCGGCCCTGCACGCGAAGTTC of Candidatus Sulfotelmatobacter sp. contains these proteins:
- a CDS encoding nuclear transport factor 2 family protein; protein product: MASRAATNDFMALIIASLVLVLSPAAAARATVPQPSAKSALSAEESINQALLNSDADALETLLADGWIVVSGFGGIGERKDFIAYVRAGDFTRSKMILSDPRVRLYGNTALVTTHLNAAGRSIKERNGQIVSDCFDVKERQTDVLVWKNGSWKSVLLHETVIPGTLRRTVIPGRTARCTVAPGGSLQRSG
- a CDS encoding SpoIIE family protein phosphatase, which codes for MSRLVVLFANRENKSLLAQFLVPRYEVVFDLPVSDDHEDEIDIDLIITDGLSLKDAASRIAALRHQSDPVLIPVLLMSDRQSVGTMSKDLWRVVDDVVLRPLEKREMRTRVESLVRARRLSQRLQSMSHAYRHERRVAQRFQKAALPRALPKVPGLTFGAFYRPGMDEAQIGGDWYDALRLPDGRVLFSIGDVCGSGLDAAVAMASVRQVFRGAAHINPDPGMLLDAAHRTLHAENPESLVTAFVAIFDPVTALLIYASAGHPRPLLRTPDGGVVELECSGGPLGLPFDVERTVHETSMPIGSLLVLYTDGLTEADRDPIGGEEALRRALQDAEVIAAPNVALAIHDAIIREASPDDVAVLTVAHVERTLASERLVHWSFDSRDPDAFRDVREEFMAELVKGKLPVDAVSNAELVFAELIGNVVRYAPKWVDVTLDWSGPAPVLHVLDGGPGFRYLPKLPDNPLSETGRGLFIVARLADDFYVTKRPHGGSHARAVLSAASDAAGLARAGRA
- a CDS encoding YdeI/OmpD-associated family protein, with product MKDAIVGKQLSFEATLENWVEGMDYCAVPVPAKITEALGTYAAVAVMARLNDSAPFRVSLFPVGGGRHYIRIKAKVRKETGTKTGETVHLRITVIDQAALTYPSDLLSALRAQGATKAFNALPPGRRDFIARRIEEAVKPETRRKRIDAAVAEVQRTRPTRTGRAK
- a CDS encoding tautomerase family protein: MPLIQVSVIKGVFSPEQKTQMISRLTDAMVSIEGENMRGVTWVKVDEIESGDWGIGGQALTTEAVKALAAGKTPASVG
- a CDS encoding LytTR family DNA-binding domain-containing protein, with protein sequence MSDALRVLIVDDEPLARRGIALRLGRFADIEIVGECGDGKAAVEAILNLTPDLVFLDIEMPVMNGFDVLGALPAERVPAIIFLTAYEQHAVRAFEVHALDYLLKPVDDERFAASIRSARRLLDSATQMQIAARILGMLGERPKQYASHFAVRTGSRIQIVLVEEIEWIAASGDYTELHVRGRSHLLREAMNSLERKLDPVTFLRIHRSRIVQVRCITELRSIDNGEYSVTLSDGSEHRSSRTYAKRLDSWLNGFQRG
- a CDS encoding winged helix-turn-helix domain-containing protein, coding for MIATEGRRDDLPFVGRDEELAFLDRLTRAAVPSICFVTGIGGIGKSGLLDAFARRSRGAGAAVVRIDCRLVEPTERGFYRELSRAAGGEIASCEDAAQRLGALGNVMLVLDDIDALRLLDTWLRRRFVPSLPLNVHVVFSGRDPPLSAWLQMPWRGAFLNLELTPLADSDAVALLTAAGIEPAQAVRVNRIARGHPLALTLAAITLQNADDPALEEVAFHRIIDELARRHLAEIRDPVTRRAIEAAALVRSVTVPLLGAMMPDVAPSDAYERLRALPLMRLSRDGLKLHDTVRDAIARELRSADPQRYLVLRRAAWSRLTRELRTAPASELWRYTADLLYLLENPVVREAFFPSGAQRYAVEPARASDRVAIVAITERHEGPSMARTVAAWWEHGADAFSVARDHDGEVVGYYVMFDAARLETMPADPDPVLAQWAAHVVANPVAPGERILFLRRWLSLVDGEAPCAVQAACWLDIKRAYMAYRPHLRRVYLALRDVGPYAAAATELGFTVLDECATTIAGDRYSTAMLDFGPSSVDGWFASLVAAELGIATNTLLDVGSRALLVGSRRVPLTRREFDTLHCLVQRTGDVVHREKLLAEVWGDDADVASNVVDVVVRSLRKKLAERAHVIETVSGIGYRLHEEPVLEAPVKAEGNSL
- a CDS encoding histidine kinase; amino-acid sequence: MSAEVKLRSAELPGFWTLQAAGWGCMALSALIADLPSLANVHVLRYSGSFLVWTFAASCCLRFPCRSLAGRGLSWIALEGRAFFLCAFAGLISGYLAEVTGRGYPLDWYEWVARSVQSAFILFVWCSLYFSIKTWRQVTRERERLLRAEGEARDARLSALRYQLNPHFLFNALNAVSTLVLEGDSAAATRMLAQIGDFLRTMLDTETKLEVPLSDEVAFVEQYLAIEQTRLGSRLRTNVSISADTLDALVPSMLLQPLVENAVRHGVAPCLEGGGIEIRSRRDGIQLKLAIRNSGAADQGMLQRRLTTGIGLSNTTERLKTLYPDSHGFSLEWLALGGCEVRIELPFRKAETT
- a CDS encoding ATPase domain-containing protein, which codes for MTQTLPVRVATGIAGLDEVLHGGYIEGRTYLLSGPPGGGKTTLGWHFLCAGAAAGEAVLFITFGEPEADLVKNAGYLGFDSAGVRFCDLSPSSDLFENVRSYDIFSPSEVELEPTTARIIEAVEQTKPRRVFVDSMTALRYLSKDAQEFRRQTLAFLRYIKERGACVLMTSESSAELPDDDLRFLSDGVIELAPSERARSLTVAKFRGSDYRAGAHTLRLSGHGAAVFPRLLPEAHHEPYTSGTLSWGIAELDTLTHGGIERGTVTLITGPSGVGKTTLAAQFMKEAATRGERSVIYTFDERAETLTERCEGVNIPVTEMIARGTLSVVPVEALRFSPDEFANMVRRDVEQHHTRIVMIDSISGYRLSVSEHDLNERLHALCRYLQNVGVTVLLINELPNISDIGITHIGITYLADNVVLLRYVERRTSSGAEIGRALGVLKKRLSDFEKELRYFEMTPHGVSIGQPLAHLGGMLGETHDLNNRVAV